The Mus musculus strain C57BL/6J chromosome 2, GRCm38.p6 C57BL/6J genome has a window encoding:
- the Gm14326 gene encoding novel KRAB box and zinc finger, C2H2 type domain containing protein isoform 1 (isoform 1 is encoded by transcript variant 1): MDLVTYDDVQVNFTRDEWALLDPSQKSLYKGVMLETYRNLTAIGYIWEEHTIEDHFQTSRSHGRHERSCSAEQPSEFIQCGKAFAYESGRQRHQIKHNGEKHHDCNQCGKDFRTWNVLQIHKRTHTGEKPYDCKQCGKAFARSCHLRIHNRTHAGEKQYECNQCGKAFKRRSDLQIHKRTHTGEKPYECNQCGKAFVSSGDLQKHKRTHTGEKPYECKQCGKAFSQSSHLRIHKRTHTGEKPYEWNQCGKAFARSGDLQKHKRTHTGEKPYECKQCGKAFAHSSHLHIHERRHTGDKPYECKQCGKAFAVFYTLQMHKRTHTGDKPYECKQCGKAFTVIYTLQMHKQTHTGEKPYECKQCGKAFSQSRHLRIHKRTHTGEKPYECNQCGKAFARSGDQQEHKRTHTGEKPYECNQCGKAFIRRRVLQIHKRTHTGEKSYECKQCGKAFAGSSHLRIHKRTHTGEKPYECNQCGKAFITRRVLQIHKRTHTGEKSYECKQCGKAFASSSDLQKHKRTHSGEKPYECKQCGKAFAQSSHLRIHKQTHTGERPYECN, translated from the exons GATTTAGTCACCTATGATGATGTGCAGGTGAACTTCACTCGGGATgagtgggctttgctggatccttctcagaagagtctctacaaaggtGTGATGCTAGAGACCTATAGGAATCTCACAGCTATAG GTTACATTTGGGAAGAACATACAATTGAAGACCATTTTCAAACttctagaagtcatggaag gcatgaaagaagttgtTCTGCAGAGCAACCCTCTGAgtttattcaatgtggtaaagcctttgcatatgagAGTGGTAGACAAAGGCATCAAATTAAACATAATGGagagaaacaccatgactgtaaccaatgtggtaaggACTTTAGAACATGGAATGTCCtgcaaatacataagcgaacacatacaggagagaaaccctatgactgtaaacaatgtggtaaagcctttgcaagaagctgtcatctccgaatacataaTCGAACACATGCAGGAGAGAAACagtatgaatgtaaccaatgtggtaaagcttttaaaagaaggagtgacctccaaatacataagcgaacacatacaggagagaaaccctatgaatgtaaccaatgtggaaaagcctttgtAAGCAGTGGtgacctccaaaaacataaacgaacacatacaggagagaaaccctatgaatgtaaacaatgtggtaaagccttttcacaaagcagtcatctccgaatacataagcgaacacatacaggagagaaaccctatgaatggaaccaatgtggaaaagcctttgcaagaagtggtgacctccaaaaacataagcgaacacatacaggagagaaaccctatgaatgtaaacaatgtggtaaagcctttgcacatagcagTCATCTCCACATACATGAGCGAAGACATACAGGAgacaaaccctatgaatgtaaacaatgtggtaaagcctttgcagtattctatactctccaaatgcataagcgaacacatacaggagacaaaccctatgaatgtaaacaatgtggtaaagcctttacagtaatctatactctccaaatgcataagcaaacacatacaggagagaaaccctatgaatgtaaacaatgtggtaaagccttttcacaaagcagacatctccgaatacataagcgaacacatacaggagagaaaccctatgaatgtaaccaatgtggtaaagcctttgcaagaagtGGTGACCAACAAgaacataagcgaacacatacaggagagaaaccctatgaatgtaaccaatgtggtaaagcttttataaGAAGGAGAGtcctccaaatacataagcgaacacatacaggagagaaatcatatgaatgtaaacaatgtggtaaagcctttgcaggaagcagtcatctccgaatacataagcgaacacatacaggagagaaaccctatgaatgtaaccaatgtggtaaagcttttataaCAAGGAGAGtcctccaaatacataagcgaacacataccgGAGAGAAAtcatatgaatgtaaacaatgtggtaaagccttcgCAAGCAGTAGtgacctccaaaaacataaacgGACACATtccggagagaaaccctatgaatgtaaacaatgtggtaaagcttttgcacaaagcagtcatctccgaatacataagcaaacacatacaggagagagaccctatgaatgtaactag
- the Gm14326 gene encoding novel KRAB box and zinc finger, C2H2 type domain containing protein isoform 2 (isoform 2 is encoded by transcript variant 2) — protein sequence MDLVTYDDVQVNFTRDEWALLDPSQKSLYKGVMLETYRNLTAIGYIWEEHTIEDHFQTSRSHGSNKKTH from the exons GATTTAGTCACCTATGATGATGTGCAGGTGAACTTCACTCGGGATgagtgggctttgctggatccttctcagaagagtctctacaaaggtGTGATGCTAGAGACCTATAGGAATCTCACAGCTATAG GTTACATTTGGGAAGAACATACAATTGAAGACCATTTTCAAACttctagaagtcatggaag